A region of Ictidomys tridecemlineatus isolate mIctTri1 chromosome 4, mIctTri1.hap1, whole genome shotgun sequence DNA encodes the following proteins:
- the LOC110598929 gene encoding uncharacterized protein LOC110598929 — MSEQKGIPLIISLRGARERLNNQLRRLSKALTPGGAVQASIRWHSPERGCKRAQVQREKVKMWVPWNGLIVIGKRVELLGRKTQKPRTRDPRVGHENLRPESVGKTVLKEKAGLSQEGTGSSTADALQDSAREIWGKQDVKRKIGAESNAAGMTAESRKGSLSEEMPTSTGNNVGTSGEDLRSREYQLQQNEGQQLSGEKRESRGEKRGSTVEKQESTAEKRGSIAEKRGSTAEKRGSIAEKPVYSGEKRGSSGENPVYRREKRGSSGENPVYRREKRRSSGEKMRLSREKLRSSEEKPRTDGEDSRSIGDKAGSSEEKLESNGEKLSRSEENIERVIEITGDETGIEFTDEEMEIPSESTKVRDEELEGIEEGIEIDEDSVHGVKDITGEFVSMEEKILQGKVPVDEADEGLQLKKEISR, encoded by the coding sequence ATGTCTGAGCAGAAAGGGATTCCGTTAATAATTTCGCTCAGGGGCGCGAGGGAGCGGCTGAACAATCAGTTGAGGCGGCTCAGCAAGGCCCTCACCCCAGGAGGCGCCGTTCAGGCCTCCATCCGCTGGCATTCACCGGAGCGGGGCTGCAAGAGGGCGCAGGTGCAGCGAGAGAAAGTGAAAATGTGGGTACCCTGGAACGGGCTAATCGTGATTGGAAAGAGGGTGGAGCTTCTGGGCAGAAAGACGCAAAAGCCTAGAACGCGGGACCCGAGGGTTGGTCATGAGAACTTGCGACCAGAAAGTGTGGGAAAGACCGTCTTGAAAGAGAAGGCAGGCCTGAGTCAGGAAGGGACCGGCAGTAGTACAGCAGATGCGTTGCAGGATTCTGCAAGAGAGATTTGGGGAAAACAAGACGTCAAACGCAAAATTGGAGCTGAATCTAACGCTGCAGGGATGACCGCAGAGTCTAGGAAGGGGTCTCTGTCTGAAGAGATGCCCACGTCTACTGGGAATAATGTGGGGACCAGTGGAGAGGACTTGCGATCCAGAGAATATCAATTGCAGCAGAACGAGGGGCAGCAGTTGAGTGGAGAGAAGCGGGAGTCCAGGGGAGAAAAACGGGGATCCACTGTAGAGAAGCAGGAGTCCACTGCAGAGAAGCGGGGGTCCATTGCAGAAAAGCGGGGGTCCACTGCAGAGAAACGGGGGTCCATTGCAGAGAAGCCAGTGTACAGCGGAGAGAAGCGGGGGTCCAGTGGAGAGAACCCAGTGTACAGGAGAGAGAAGCGGGGGTCCAGTGGAGAGAACCCAGTGTACAGGAGAGAGAAGCGGAGGTCCAGTGGAGAGAAGATGAGGTTGAGTAGAGAGAAACTAAGGTCCAGTGAAGAGAAACCAAGGACTGATGGAGAGGATTCGAGATCCATTGGAGATAAAGCGGGGTCAAGTGAAGAGAAACTGGAATctaatggagaaaaactgagcAGAAGTGAAGAGAACATTGAAAGAGTGATAGAAATTACTGGTGATGAAACAGGGATAGAATTTACTGATGAGGAGATGGAAATTCCTTCTGAAAGTACAAAAGTGAGAGATGAAGAACTAGAAGGGATTGAGGAAGGAATAGAAATTGATGAGGATAGTGTTCATGGAGTGAAAGATATTACTGGTGAATTCGTTTCTATGGAAGAGAAAATATTACAGGGGAAGGTCCCAGTGGATGAGGCAGATGAAGGATTGCAGCTAAAGAAGGAGATATCCAGGTAG